The genomic segment ATATCTCGAAATGCCACCTTCGGTTCCCACTTCCAGATCTCCTGTTAGATCTTCTTGATCATTACCAACTAGCCCTTTCTCAGCTTTGTCCCTCAGCCATCCGGGTGATAAATGGTTTCATCACCAGGGCTAAGGAGGAGGGGATCGTTGTTGGACTGACCGAGCTAATGAGCCTTTACACGATCAAGGAGAGCTCTAGCAAAGATGGTGGTAGCGGTACCTACTATCTTCCTTGTCGTCCTAGGCTTGGTCTTTTCAAGTCTTCCGGTAGTGATGACGATTGGAGGAAGAAATATTTCTATGTCAAGATCGACCCCACGACGGTTCCCGTGGGTCGTACTCTCTCTGTTGTTTGGTCCGATATATCTGGTTAGGACTTTGTTAGGATCGTGCCTTCTTTGTTTCTAATTAGTATTATTCACTGAACCCTCGATTTCATGTGCAGATACTGAGGATCCTCCTAAGCTTACTGAGAAGCTGTCTAGGGCTCTTTTCCGGAAGCTAAATCAAAGCTCCAATACCTGGGCATCTTTTGCCTCTTCTCGTATTGAATCAGCTAGGTTCCCGGATCGGTACAACGCCAGGTTCCCTGACCCGATTCCTGCTGAAGATTTAGAAGGTAATTTTCGGATTttgcttattatttattttttttttttctggattttGCTTTCAGAGATAACTAACAAGCTTTCAACTGTTTAGTTTCTGAAGGTCCTTTCGTGGTAGATCTTTCGACTGGAGCTAGTACTTCCGAAACTGAAAAGACTCAAGCTCCTAAGATGAGGCCTTCTTTCCGTTCCAGGAACAAGCCTGCTGCAGCTGCCAGCGCTTCGCGAGGCAGCGATAAGACCCAAGGAGGTGCCTTCCTCAGCTCATTGAAGGAGGTCCTTGATGACGGGACCTCTGTCCCTGCTAAGGATGTTAACCCAGTTGAGCCCAGAGCTCAAGATGTTGTTCCCCGTCCTGAGGTTCCGACAGTTGAAGCTAACCCCCAAGCTGCTAGAGACCCTCTCGAGGTCGAACCTCCGAGAAACAAGAGGTCTCGGACCGATTTGGGAGATAGACCCGCCAGatcctcctcctcgtcttcgCGGGGAGGGACCGTGGGTTGGAACTTCTCCCATTCTAAGCCGGGATCGATATTGGATGATCATTGGGGTTTGGCAACCatcatgaggcatatgaagatgGTAGGATGCTCCATGCCTTCGATCAATGGTATGACCAACAAGGAAGAGTACGTTGAGATAGCTCACCACGTGGGTCAGGTACGTAGTCCTGTTACTCCCTGGTTCGCTATCAATCCAAAagactttttttgtttaaaacgtatatatatatttctttttttttgttttagctaGCTGGAGCCATCAACAGGGCTCAGCTGAGGTTTGAAGAGACCGTGCATGGTGCTCATAGCGCTGGAGACTTAGCTCAGGCTACTGAGTTGTTCAAGACTACCAAGACGGATCTCGACCTGGCTCGTGCTCGAGTTTCTGAGCTTGAAGCTGAGGTCGGGAGGCTCGGTTTGAAGGCTGATACTCAACAAGGGAAGATCGAAAGTCAGGCCATCGATATTCGGGTGAAGAGTAGGAAGATCAAAGAGTTAGATGCTGCTCGCAGGATAGCTGAGCACCAGGTCCAAGAGTTGATCGCCTCGTCTCAGGTTAGTCAACAGAACAAAGAGGCTGAAGTTAAACTAGCTGTCAGGAAAGGTAAGAAGGAGGTGGCTGAAGCCTACAACAAGATCCTGACCTCTGTGAAGGAGAAGTTTGTCAAGAAAAAGGAAGAGACTGACGCTCTGATCTATGCTCAGGAGCTTCAGGCAAACACCGAACTTCTGAAGGATTTATTGTCTAAAGAGATTGAGAATGCTGAGGAGGAGTATCATCGTTTGATGATTTTGATCCCGGATGCTGGTGCTGCATACGAGAAGGCTCAAGTTTCTGATTTCTCAGTTAGCAAGCtccccattcctcaattctccgagagctcaggtactttcgagatcaaTATGTTTAATCCGACGTTTTCTGGAGAATATGGTTCTAACTTGGGTTCGGTCTCTCCTGATTTAGTTCCCGTTGAGACGACCCCGGGAGGTGACGACCAGGATGTTGAAGAAGAGGTTCCTGTTAAGGAGGGTGATCCTATCGAGGAGGATaaggatgatgaagctgatcaTGGATCCAAGGAAGGTTAAGAGCTGATgctctttatgttttaaaacttatGCCCAATGGGCTTCTTTATCTTTTGCTTTCAAGatttatagcctgaggaggcttttaaacctttatctgtttGCACTTTGAATctttgttagcctggggaggcttttaaacccttgtttaatttcGAACTCGGTTTTCAtttcattttgagtttttggttttagTCGTGAAATATGACAACTTGATTATAATCGAATCTTGTGATAAGTCTGAaagactttggtcgtttttagttccttaagaggaattcttggagtATCGAGACTAGCTTAGGATTTTTATGGACCTAAGTTTAAtctggacaccttaggtgggggttcttgggaacctgaacttgtttgtgggatttcaagacccgttgagacttgcttaggattttaagacctttgtgatttgatgaggattttaagacctcgaagatttataaggattttaagaccttggagaattgacaaggattttaagaccttggagatttggtaaggattttaagaccttaggtccaggttcgtcgagacctgatattgtctgaaggattttaagaccttaggttcaggttcgtcgagacctgacattgctttgaaggattttaagacctttaggattgttaaggattttaagaccttaggttcaggtttgcagggacctgttttgttaaagaattgagatatcgaaaatgatttctttattgatagttggatacatggtatcatagtaatcatacacttgctgtattataatgatcatacGTTTGCTGCGTGGGCTATGTGACTTTagtcagacatatgccccctttgattgtagtgaacgaagtgttgaaatgaggttggggctgcactcatgacggagttgcctacgtacccagtcaagggatcaagcctaacgtagttcaggagttttaggtacctaatgataatatctcttaagattcgtggcattccacgatctgatttcaggtaccccagttcgcacctttcggagtttgtagacgccaggtcgtaccacgtggatgatctggtagggaccttcccagttggttcctaacttcccagcatttggttctttggttccttcgaaaactttcctaagtactaggtctccaacagcgaactgtcggagcctgactttggaattgtactgtcgtgccattgcttgctgatagttctgaatgcgaatcaaagctcggtcccgcctttcctcgattagatcgaggctgtcggtTAGGagttgatcattagctgcgggattggatgtacagagttcccggcgtaggctaccagcaatggtttcggctggaacgacggcttccatcccatatgctaaggagaaaggagtttcttctgtagcttttcgtggggtggtccgacatgcccaaagtacttcaagtaacttctctgaccagaattccttctgggttccgaggcgtttcttgaggtttgctagtactgatttattagcagcctccgcctgtccgttaccttgaggtcggcgaggtgatgagaaggtcaggcggatattcacttgtcacaaaatattttgaaatcgtgggatatgaattgtcctccattatcagttacgatttcgtacgggacgccgtgtctacatacgatatctttccatacaaattgctcgacctcgaacctggttacctgctggaaagcttcggcctctatccatttcgtgaagtagtccgttaagactaagaggaagcgtagcttcttctttccacttcctgatggtactagtggccccacgatatccatggaccatctcataaatgggtaaggggcggatatgttagacagcttctccgcaggttggtgtataatcggtgcatgcctctggcatttgtcgcatgaagaggaataggcctcacaatctgcaataatggtaggccagaaatatccttgtcttttgattctgatggctaaagctcttcctccagagtggttcccgcaggaaccgtcgtgcatttccttcatgagtctcatagcaacgaggccatggacgcattttaggtaaggtccggaaatgcttcgtttgaggaggacagattcagttacgcaatatctcgcgcttaatgctttgagctttcgagcctcccatttattgggtggagtctttccctcctggatgtattgcgtgattggaattctccaatcctctcttcctacaactttgttatgaagagacgagggaggttcctgttcgggacctggtgtcgtggtgccccggaggtattggtaggattgggctccagggagtctgaattccgaggaatacctccagatgaattttggagagctgtaCGGCTCTGgtttttaactctgcagatgactgggtctgagttggtgcccccgggggtattctcgagatcaggctctaaggagtctgaatttcgaggaatatccCGTGACTTGGATtatgttcccggaggtatgctttttttgcgctgcatattctggtttttggaaaccaaaatgttgtgaaaacctgggtagctaccgcttcagggcaggtaccttcgggttgcgcttttagtttgctctctttttcagctttagtagctatgtcgatgcttggttttctcgattccttctatggatatgattcgttttacgaggAGGTCTgatgtggaagctaaagcagccaatgcatctgctgaggagttctcacctcgtgggattctcgttagctcgaatttgtcgaactgcctagtgaggttctggacgacttcgagatatgcccccattctttcgtccctcgtttcatattctccgtgaaactggctagctactagctgtgaatcactataagcgtttagctctcggattcgaggcttagggcgagcttcaaccctgcgcgattagtgcttcatattcagcttcgttgtttgaggcgctgaatccgagcctatatgactgctcgatggtttctcctgctgaagaagttagccttgaCCGATACGGGAGCCCTGTTTGATGAGggctccgtcgacgtataggctccacttcggagattccatttcggagtctaactgctTCGGATGTCAATTCGatgataaagtcggcaaggactgagctttcgctgctgctcgaggtctatactcataTCATATTCGCTGCGTTCTattggcccatttagccaatcgccctgaactggctggggctgtgcaagatcattcgtaaatggttgtga from the Raphanus sativus cultivar WK10039 unplaced genomic scaffold, ASM80110v3 Scaffold1798, whole genome shotgun sequence genome contains:
- the LOC130504782 gene encoding meiosis-specific protein ASY2-like produces the protein MDPPKEGSGETGISASGKRLMKVKQKIGEKMKRDKKEVKDSIAGRVSKRVKKKEVFGGSTSLGPHSPSSLKIQEVVNLMVQAHGQKKLAKVCSSDETPETAPEGWFCIHEKYISKCHLRFPLPDLLLDLLDHYQLALSQLCPSAIRVINGFITRAKEEGIVVGLTELMSLYTIKESSSKDGGSGTYYLPCRPRLGLFKSSGSDDDWRKKYFYVKIDPTTVPVGHTEDPPKLTEKLSRALFRKLNQSSNTWASFASSRIESARFPDRYNARFPDPIPAEDLEVSEGPFVVDLSTGASTSETEKTQAPKMRPSFRSRNKPAAAASASRGSDKTQGGAFLSSLKEVLDDGTSVPAKDVNPVEPRAQDVVPRPEVPTVEANPQAARDPLEVEPPRNKRSRTDLGDRPARSSSSSSRGGTVGWNFSHSKPGSILDDHWGLATIMRHMKMVGCSMPSINGMTNKEEYVEIAHHVGQLAGAINRAQLRFEETVHGAHSAGDLAQATELFKTTKTDLDLARARVSELEAEVGRLGLKADTQQGKIESQAIDIRVKSRKIKELDAARRIAEHQVQELIASSQVSQQNKEAEVKLAVRKGKKEVAEAYNKILTSVKEKFVKKKEETDALIYAQELQANTELLKDLLSKEIENAEEEYHRLMILIPDAGAAYEKAQVSDFSVSKLPIPQFSESSGTFEINMFNPTFSGEYGSNLGSVSPDLVPVETTPGGDDQDVEEEVPVKEGDPIEEDKDDEADHGSKEG